In Novosphingobium sp. 9U, the following proteins share a genomic window:
- a CDS encoding TonB-dependent siderophore receptor: protein MKYSKTRLLTATAFSLFAWSQGSHAQETSPETTDLDSQIVVTGSRGKPRTVADSAVPIDVIPQAEIEAISFTDTQDVIKTLVPSYAVGRNPNSDGGTFVRPATLRGLPGDKTLLLVNSKRRHKSAVMTTGGAGAQAADAATIPSLALKSVEVLRDGAAAQYGSDAIAGVINFLLKDADHGGSLIVQGGQYYKGDGEDLMVSGNIGMKLTSNGFLNATVEYTRNARTTRSNQFCNVSFCVVPYAAANPSYAALIDIDDPVQRWGQPKGEAIRGFVNAGIDLEDGSRIYAFGNYSRSKSTGDFHYRYPAAGQVVNDNPIRLQDGSVFRFNQLFPAGFTPQFSGKVTDLSVAVGYRGELGGSDGLSFDLSGRYGKSRIDYSLSNTVNASIGPDTPTKFLPGSLVSDELSANADFSYALETGFLAEQLTLSFGGEFRREGYKIIAGDPASYAAGQFATQDPFDFCTDTHTLRASAPQNAGINCANYLSSSADGFAGLDPAYNVLAVGSNGFPGLSPTAAGSFHRNSYSFYGEASTDIVKGWFVDGAVRYEHFADFGSTANVKAATRIEIADGVALRGSIGTGFRAPTPGQLYYTSVSVRNVDGNITQAGLFPATNPVSEYLGAKPLKPEKSTNFSAGFTLSVLQGFSMTADAYLIKIRDQVYSTSAITVTPAIRDRMIAAGVVGAESISSVNFFQNAFDSTTKGFDVVGTYKQNWGSGQSTSLTASFNLNRYKIDDLKIPNLFNSVSVFNFEKFQPRWRSVISLVHEIGPFEALVRGNLYGPYKAQINTAPAFPIQSFGTEALIDVEVSYTIAEKLRLSVGARNVFDNYPDRDKIGQAVNGAIYRSDSVVDWQGGFYYARAGFSF from the coding sequence ATGAAGTATTCGAAGACCAGGCTCTTGACCGCGACGGCGTTCTCACTGTTCGCCTGGTCGCAAGGTTCGCATGCCCAGGAAACCTCGCCGGAGACAACTGATCTGGACAGCCAGATCGTCGTCACCGGCAGCCGGGGTAAGCCGCGGACTGTAGCGGACTCTGCCGTTCCCATCGACGTCATTCCGCAGGCAGAGATCGAGGCGATCTCGTTCACCGACACGCAAGATGTGATTAAGACGCTGGTCCCGTCCTACGCCGTGGGCCGCAACCCAAATTCGGACGGCGGCACTTTCGTGCGTCCTGCCACGCTTCGGGGTCTTCCAGGCGATAAGACGCTGCTGCTGGTGAACTCAAAACGACGTCACAAGTCTGCGGTGATGACCACCGGCGGCGCGGGCGCACAGGCTGCAGACGCTGCCACCATACCGTCGCTCGCACTGAAGTCCGTCGAAGTGCTACGAGACGGCGCGGCTGCCCAATATGGCTCTGACGCAATCGCCGGGGTTATCAACTTTCTTCTGAAGGATGCAGATCACGGCGGTTCACTCATCGTGCAGGGTGGTCAGTACTACAAGGGAGATGGCGAGGACCTGATGGTCTCCGGCAATATCGGCATGAAGCTGACCAGCAATGGCTTCCTGAACGCCACCGTCGAGTACACCAGGAATGCGCGTACGACCCGGTCCAATCAGTTCTGCAACGTGTCCTTCTGCGTCGTGCCGTATGCCGCCGCCAATCCCAGCTACGCCGCGTTGATCGACATAGATGACCCGGTGCAGCGTTGGGGACAACCCAAGGGTGAGGCGATCCGCGGTTTCGTGAATGCCGGCATCGACCTTGAAGACGGATCGCGTATCTACGCCTTCGGCAACTACTCACGCTCGAAGTCGACAGGCGACTTCCACTATCGGTATCCCGCTGCCGGGCAGGTGGTGAATGACAATCCCATTCGGCTGCAGGATGGCTCGGTCTTCCGCTTCAACCAGCTCTTCCCGGCAGGGTTCACGCCGCAGTTCTCGGGCAAGGTGACCGACCTCAGCGTGGCGGTTGGCTACCGCGGCGAACTGGGCGGCAGCGATGGCCTCAGCTTCGACCTGTCCGGCCGCTACGGCAAGAGCCGCATCGACTACTCGCTCAGCAACACCGTCAACGCATCGATCGGCCCTGATACGCCGACGAAATTCTTGCCCGGGTCGTTGGTCTCGGACGAGCTCTCCGCCAACGCGGATTTCTCCTATGCCCTGGAGACCGGCTTCCTTGCCGAACAGCTGACGCTCAGTTTCGGTGGCGAGTTCCGGCGAGAAGGTTACAAGATCATAGCTGGCGACCCCGCCTCCTACGCCGCTGGGCAATTCGCCACGCAGGATCCCTTCGACTTCTGCACCGACACGCATACCTTGCGCGCGAGCGCGCCGCAGAATGCCGGCATCAATTGCGCCAATTACCTCAGCAGCAGCGCCGACGGGTTCGCCGGGCTCGATCCTGCATACAACGTGCTCGCCGTCGGCTCGAACGGGTTCCCGGGCTTGTCACCTACCGCTGCGGGCAGCTTCCACCGCAACAGCTATTCCTTTTATGGTGAGGCATCGACCGACATAGTGAAGGGCTGGTTCGTGGACGGCGCCGTGCGGTACGAGCACTTCGCAGACTTCGGATCGACCGCGAACGTGAAGGCGGCCACCCGTATCGAGATTGCCGATGGTGTCGCTCTGCGCGGCTCGATCGGGACTGGTTTTCGCGCGCCGACACCCGGACAGCTGTATTACACCAGCGTTTCCGTCCGCAACGTGGACGGGAATATCACGCAAGCCGGACTGTTCCCAGCGACCAACCCGGTTTCCGAATACCTCGGCGCGAAGCCGCTAAAGCCGGAAAAGTCCACCAACTTTTCGGCCGGCTTCACTCTCAGCGTCCTGCAAGGTTTCTCAATGACCGCCGACGCCTACCTGATCAAGATTCGTGACCAGGTCTACTCGACATCCGCGATCACGGTGACGCCGGCGATCCGCGACCGCATGATCGCCGCCGGAGTGGTCGGCGCCGAGAGCATCTCCAGCGTCAACTTTTTCCAGAACGCGTTCGACTCCACCACCAAAGGCTTTGACGTCGTTGGCACCTACAAGCAGAACTGGGGCAGTGGTCAGTCCACCTCGCTGACCGCGAGCTTCAATCTCAACCGCTACAAGATCGACGATCTGAAGATCCCCAACCTGTTCAATAGCGTGTCGGTGTTCAACTTCGAGAAATTTCAGCCCCGCTGGCGCAGCGTGATCAGCCTGGTTCACGAGATCGGGCCGTTCGAGGCGCTCGTCCGCGGCAACCTGTACGGTCCGTACAAGGCGCAGATCAACACCGCGCCCGCCTTCCCGATCCAGAGCTTCGGCACAGAAGCGCTGATCGACGTGGAGGTGAGCTACACAATTGCCGAGAAGCTGCGGCTTTCGGTTGGCGCGCGCAACGTGTTCGACAACTATCCCGATCGCGACAAGATCGGACAAGCCGTCAACGGCGCGATCTACCGCTCGGACTCCGTCGTCGATTGGCAGGGCGGCTTCTACTACGCCCGCGCCGGTTTCTCGTTCTGA
- a CDS encoding Lrp/AsnC family transcriptional regulator — translation MQNSMISSKSGAVPLDRMDYRIIKALVEDGRISDTALGERLHLSSTAVARRRRQLEEAGVIKSYTAFMSAQVLGLSMTVIVHIELTSQAEQVLMDFEEAVLGCPSMSFCSFVSGETDFIMMVHVPTFEAYDTVYRKELSTLPHVARIRSSFVMRQVAARLVPPAAFDRLD, via the coding sequence ATGCAAAACTCAATGATCTCGTCGAAATCCGGCGCAGTGCCGCTCGACCGCATGGATTACCGAATCATAAAGGCGCTCGTCGAGGATGGTCGGATCAGCGACACGGCCCTTGGAGAACGCTTGCATTTGTCGAGCACCGCGGTGGCACGTCGCCGGCGCCAGCTGGAAGAGGCGGGCGTGATCAAGAGCTACACCGCGTTCATGAGCGCCCAGGTCTTGGGTCTCTCGATGACGGTAATCGTGCACATCGAGCTAACCTCACAAGCCGAGCAGGTGCTGATGGACTTCGAGGAAGCCGTGCTGGGTTGCCCGTCGATGTCGTTCTGCAGCTTCGTTTCGGGCGAGACCGACTTCATCATGATGGTGCATGTGCCGACGTTCGAAGCTTACGACACCGTCTATCGCAAGGAGCTATCCACGCTACCTCATGTAGCGCGAATTCGCAGTAGCTTCGTGATGCGGCAAGTGGCGGCACGGCTAGTGCCGCCAGCGGCATTCGACCGCCTCGATTAA